The region CAACATGAGCGGGCAGATCATCGGGATCAACTCGGCGATGTACTCGGACTCCTCCTCCGACGGATCCTCCTCGTCGTCGTCCGGCAGCGTCGGCCTCGGCTTCGCCATCCCGATCAACACCGTCAAGGCCGACCTGCCGACGCTGCGCGCCGGCGGCACCAACTAGGACCCGGCGCCGTGCGACGCTGAAAGGGTCAGCGGCACCACCCATGTCGAGCAGCGAGGTATCCCCCACCATGAGTCCTGGTCCCGGCTCCGCCCCCAGCACCGGCGAGCCCGGCGACGCCCCCGCCCGCGTCCTGATCGTGGACGACGAGCCCGCCGTGCGCGAGGCACTGCGCCGGAGCCTGGCCTTCGAGGGCTACGACACCGAGATGGCCGCCGACGGCATGGCCGCGCTGGAGGCCGCCGACACGTACCGCCCCGACGCGATCGTGCTCGACGTCCTGATGCCGCGGATGGACGGCCTGACCACCGCCCGGCGGCTGCGCGCCACCGGGGTCACCACGCCCATCCTGATGCTCACCGCCCGCGACACCGTCGGCGACCGCGTCACAGGACTCGACGCGGGCGCCGACGACTACCTGGTCAAACCGTTCGAGCTGGACGAGCTGCTGGCGCGGCTGCGCGCCCTGCTGCGCCGCAGCTCCTACGCCACGGCCGCCGGGGCCGCGGGCGACCCCGCGGACCACACGCTGGCCTTCGCCGACCTGCGGATGGACGTCACCACCCGCGAGGTCACCCGTGACGGCCGCCCCGTGGAGCTGACCCGTACCGAGTACACCCTGCTCGAACTCTTCCTCACCCACCCCCGC is a window of Streptomyces sp. NBC_01477 DNA encoding:
- a CDS encoding response regulator transcription factor: MSPGPGSAPSTGEPGDAPARVLIVDDEPAVREALRRSLAFEGYDTEMAADGMAALEAADTYRPDAIVLDVLMPRMDGLTTARRLRATGVTTPILMLTARDTVGDRVTGLDAGADDYLVKPFELDELLARLRALLRRSSYATAAGAAGDPADHTLAFADLRMDVTTREVTRDGRPVELTRTEYTLLELFLTHPRQVLTREQILKAVWGFDFEPSSNSLDVYVMYLRRKTEAGGMPRLVHTVRGVGYVLRAPDGGHA